A window of the Hordeum vulgare subsp. vulgare chromosome 5H, MorexV3_pseudomolecules_assembly, whole genome shotgun sequence genome harbors these coding sequences:
- the LOC123395347 gene encoding uncharacterized protein LOC123395347, with product MASSTSSSALLLLPGLASVSPSKARVFFASPISPSSPLSTSTCINASSPRRSLPPAPRAAAGGGDKDNRVQELRVPDSWLTPAGAAQESEWLRGTLHKWLDDEYCPEPANVDISNTAARSYQESLTAKQSDVGEILMKMVGDLQELSYQESFHGAFSAANAAVRLITQRMESSAGD from the exons atggcaTCTTCTACCTCATCCTccgcccttctcctccttcctggcCTCGCTTCTGTTTCTCCCTCGAAGGCGCGAGTTTTCTTCGCTTCCCCCATCAGCCCCTCCTCCCCACTCTCGACCTCCACCTGCATCAACGCCTCCTCTCCACGGCGGTCCTTGCCCCCtgctcctcgcgccgccgccggcggcggTGACAAGGACAACCGCGTGCAGGAGCTGAGGGTGCCTGATTCTTGGCTCACGCCTGCAGGAGCAGCGCAG GAATCTGAATGGCTGAGGGGAACACTTCACAAGTGGCTGGACGACGAGTACTGCCCGGAGCCAGCAAACGTGGACATCAGCAACACCGCCGCAAGGTCGTACCAAGAGTCCCTGACGGCGAAGCAATCTGACGTGGGAGAGATCCTGATGAAGATGGTCGGGGATCTGCAGGAGCTGTCGTACCAAGAGAGCTTCCACGGGGCCTTCTCCGCTGCCAACGCCGCGGTGCGCTTGATAACGCAGAGGATGGAGTCGTCAGCCGGTGACTGA
- the LOC123395757 gene encoding acyl carrier protein 1, chloroplastic isoform X1, which yields MAHCLAAVSSFSPSAVRRRLSSQVANVVSSRSSVSFHSRQMSFVSISSRPSSLRFKICCAAMGEAQAKKETVDKVCMIVKKQLAVPDGTPVTAESKFSELGADSLDTVEIVMGLEEEFNITVDETSAQDIATVQDAANLIEKLVTEKTA from the exons ATGGCGCACTGCCTCGCCGCCGTTTCCTCCTTCTCGCCGTCCGCCGTCCGCCGGCGGCTGTCCAGCCAG GTGGCTAATGTAGTTTCGAGCCGGAGCTCAGTTTCTTTCCATAGCCGGCAGATGAGCTTTGTATCCATCAGTTCAAGACCGAGTTCGCTTCGGTTTAAGATTTGTTGTGCG GCCATGGGAGAGGCACAGGCCAAGAAAGAGACAGTCGACAAGGTTTGTATGATAGTCAAGAAGCAGCTGGCAGTCCCTGATGGTACACCTGTCACAGCGGAGTCGAAATTCTCCGAACTTGGTGCCGACTCACTAGACACG GTTGAGATTGTGATGGGCCTCGAGGAAGAGTTCAACATCACTGTTGATGAAACAAGCGCGCAGGACATTGCAACCGTGCAGGATGCAGCGAACCTTATCGAGAAGCTTGTGACAGAGAAGACCGCATAA
- the LOC123395757 gene encoding acyl carrier protein 1, chloroplastic isoform X2 — MAHCLAAVSSFSPSAVRRRLSSQAMGEAQAKKETVDKVCMIVKKQLAVPDGTPVTAESKFSELGADSLDTVEIVMGLEEEFNITVDETSAQDIATVQDAANLIEKLVTEKTA; from the exons ATGGCGCACTGCCTCGCCGCCGTTTCCTCCTTCTCGCCGTCCGCCGTCCGCCGGCGGCTGTCCAGCCAG GCCATGGGAGAGGCACAGGCCAAGAAAGAGACAGTCGACAAGGTTTGTATGATAGTCAAGAAGCAGCTGGCAGTCCCTGATGGTACACCTGTCACAGCGGAGTCGAAATTCTCCGAACTTGGTGCCGACTCACTAGACACG GTTGAGATTGTGATGGGCCTCGAGGAAGAGTTCAACATCACTGTTGATGAAACAAGCGCGCAGGACATTGCAACCGTGCAGGATGCAGCGAACCTTATCGAGAAGCTTGTGACAGAGAAGACCGCATAA